A genomic region of Venturia canescens isolate UGA chromosome 9, ASM1945775v1, whole genome shotgun sequence contains the following coding sequences:
- the LOC122415625 gene encoding caveolin-3-like isoform X1 has translation MYSRLRSVFSCPAVFRNIRLPRMEKPESSMGVDSAVDLEDRDPNNLNQHLQVMWDDVIGEPEGIRSPECAWRLSGHCFRLSRGCCYIFLSVLVAPIVALFLGCSFACLSFQHIWCLAPCLRVWKISCAATRTFFTACTHALVRPCTESLGYLFYNVRVFNQQMPDGPALKEDALIV, from the exons ATGTACAGTCGTTTGAGAAGCGTTTTTTCTTGCCCTGCAGTTTTCCGGAACATTAGATTACCGCGAATGGAAAAACCCGAGTCTTCGATGGGTGTCGACAGCGCCGTCGATCTCGAGGATCGAGATCCGAATAATCTCAATCAGCATCTACAG GTAATGTGGGACGACGTGATCGGCGAACCCGAAGGGATTCGAAGCCCCGAATGTGCTTGGCGATTAAGCGGTCATTGCTTTCGTTTGTCCAGGGGCTGTTgctacatttttctttcggtTCTCGTCGCACCGATCGTCGCACTTTTTTTGGGCTGCAGTTTCGCCTGCCTCTCGTTTCAA CATATTTGGTGCCTCGCTCCGTGTTTACGAGTCTGGAAAATCAGTTGTGCCGCAACAAGGACTTTCTTCACTGCCTGCACTCACGCTCTGGTCCGACCATGCACGGAATCTCTGGGCTATTTATTCTACAACGTGAGAGTCTTCAATCAACAAATGCCGGACGGCCCTGCTCTTAAGGAGGACGCTCTGATAGTTTGA
- the LOC122415625 gene encoding caveolin-3-like isoform X2: MEKPESSMGVDSAVDLEDRDPNNLNQHLQVMWDDVIGEPEGIRSPECAWRLSGHCFRLSRGCCYIFLSVLVAPIVALFLGCSFACLSFQHIWCLAPCLRVWKISCAATRTFFTACTHALVRPCTESLGYLFYNVRVFNQQMPDGPALKEDALIV; encoded by the exons ATGGAAAAACCCGAGTCTTCGATGGGTGTCGACAGCGCCGTCGATCTCGAGGATCGAGATCCGAATAATCTCAATCAGCATCTACAG GTAATGTGGGACGACGTGATCGGCGAACCCGAAGGGATTCGAAGCCCCGAATGTGCTTGGCGATTAAGCGGTCATTGCTTTCGTTTGTCCAGGGGCTGTTgctacatttttctttcggtTCTCGTCGCACCGATCGTCGCACTTTTTTTGGGCTGCAGTTTCGCCTGCCTCTCGTTTCAA CATATTTGGTGCCTCGCTCCGTGTTTACGAGTCTGGAAAATCAGTTGTGCCGCAACAAGGACTTTCTTCACTGCCTGCACTCACGCTCTGGTCCGACCATGCACGGAATCTCTGGGCTATTTATTCTACAACGTGAGAGTCTTCAATCAACAAATGCCGGACGGCCCTGCTCTTAAGGAGGACGCTCTGATAGTTTGA